A single Bacillus sp. HMF5848 DNA region contains:
- a CDS encoding iron ABC transporter permease: protein MLYEVKQKWLGLILMLILLLIFMCLSIVYGYTNTSWYSAYQSFVAYDGSNEHIILQSIRVPRALIAAAVGISLGIAGTIMQSLTNNPLASPTILGINGGASFLIVFAVSVLGVSSMQILTWFGFAGAAFAAILVYFLGSVGREGLTPMKLTLAGAAMAALLSSLTQGLLVIDEAALESVLFWLAGSIQGRKLETLIGVLPYLTIAWMMSHFLANSLNILALGEDVAKGLGQKTWLVKIIAGVTVILLAGGAVAVAGPIGFVGIIVPHITRAIVGTDLRWVIPFSGLLGGVLLLLADITARYIIMPQEVPVGVMTAFIGTPFFIYIARRGFHRG from the coding sequence ATGTTATATGAAGTAAAACAAAAATGGCTGGGGCTAATATTAATGTTAATACTATTGTTGATATTTATGTGCCTCAGTATTGTGTATGGATATACAAATACATCTTGGTATTCGGCATATCAATCATTTGTCGCTTATGATGGATCAAATGAACATATCATACTGCAATCAATCCGTGTGCCTCGAGCTCTAATTGCTGCCGCTGTTGGCATTAGCTTAGGAATAGCTGGGACTATCATGCAATCTTTAACGAATAATCCTCTTGCATCACCAACTATTCTTGGTATTAATGGTGGAGCAAGCTTTTTGATTGTATTTGCCGTGTCTGTTCTCGGCGTGTCTTCTATGCAAATATTAACTTGGTTTGGATTCGCAGGAGCAGCGTTTGCGGCGATTTTAGTTTATTTTTTAGGATCAGTTGGTCGAGAAGGCTTAACACCAATGAAGTTAACTTTAGCCGGTGCAGCTATGGCAGCACTTCTTTCATCCTTAACACAAGGATTGCTGGTTATTGATGAAGCAGCGTTGGAGTCTGTTCTATTCTGGTTAGCTGGTTCTATACAAGGTCGAAAATTGGAGACGTTAATTGGTGTACTTCCCTATTTAACGATCGCTTGGATGATGTCACATTTTTTAGCAAATTCGCTTAACATTTTAGCGTTAGGAGAAGATGTTGCCAAAGGACTTGGTCAAAAGACTTGGCTTGTAAAAATAATAGCGGGTGTCACAGTTATTTTACTAGCTGGTGGAGCAGTCGCAGTCGCAGGGCCGATTGGTTTTGTTGGAATTATAGTACCCCATATTACACGCGCGATTGTAGGTACGGATTTACGTTGGGTCATACCATTTTCAGGGCTTCTCGGAGGAGTACTTTTGTTATTAGCTGATATAACAGCAAGGTACATAATAATGCCACAGGAAGTTCCCGTTGGTGTCATGACAGCTTTTATCGGAACACCGTTCTTTATTTACATCGCTAGAAGGGGGTTCCATCGCGGATGA
- a CDS encoding iron chelate uptake ABC transporter family permease subunit translates to MNAKAWRFRNIVSFMVYKRAAWILLLTFIIAAIIVILNVGMGDMFIPPAHVIDVLLGGGTKMEALVVKSFRLPRILMALLAGACLGMAGAILQGIIRNPLASPDIIGLSKGAAVGVVAFLTLFSNENNALTVSIVWLPLAAFIGAVIAAFLVYILAWSKGVSPIRLVLVGIGISALMHAFVTMFLILAPIYRAGQANIWITGTIHGTNWDEVSIITPIMIVLTILSIAAARSINIQELGDDIATSVGSRVQQTRLWLLILSTALTGVAVAFVGAIGFVGLVAPHISRRLVGGAFGALLPMSALVGGIIVMLADLIGRTMFSPLEVPAGVFTAAIGAPYFIYLLFKGRHA, encoded by the coding sequence ATGAATGCGAAAGCTTGGAGATTTAGAAATATTGTTTCGTTTATGGTGTATAAAAGAGCCGCTTGGATTTTGTTACTGACGTTTATTATTGCCGCCATAATCGTTATTTTAAATGTTGGTATGGGTGATATGTTTATTCCGCCGGCGCATGTTATTGATGTGCTGTTAGGTGGCGGTACAAAAATGGAGGCTCTTGTAGTTAAGTCGTTTCGATTGCCACGTATTTTAATGGCGCTGCTTGCTGGGGCATGTCTCGGAATGGCAGGTGCTATTTTACAAGGCATAATAAGAAACCCTCTTGCATCACCAGATATAATTGGATTATCAAAAGGTGCTGCTGTTGGAGTGGTAGCGTTTTTAACATTATTTAGTAACGAAAACAATGCTCTTACTGTTTCTATCGTTTGGTTGCCATTAGCGGCTTTCATAGGTGCGGTTATTGCAGCTTTTTTAGTTTACATTTTAGCTTGGAGTAAAGGTGTTTCACCAATTCGTTTAGTACTTGTTGGTATTGGTATATCAGCCCTTATGCATGCGTTTGTTACGATGTTTCTTATTTTAGCTCCGATATACAGAGCAGGGCAAGCTAACATTTGGATTACAGGTACAATTCATGGTACAAATTGGGATGAAGTTTCAATAATTACTCCAATAATGATTGTATTAACTATATTAAGTATAGCAGCTGCACGTAGCATTAATATTCAAGAATTAGGTGACGATATTGCCACAAGCGTTGGATCTCGGGTTCAACAAACAAGATTATGGCTACTAATATTGAGTACTGCCTTAACAGGTGTGGCGGTTGCATTCGTAGGAGCGATTGGGTTTGTTGGATTAGTAGCACCACACATCTCAAGACGTTTAGTGGGTGGGGCATTCGGAGCATTATTACCAATGTCAGCATTAGTCGGTGGAATAATTGTAATGCTAGCTGATTTGATTGGTAGAACCATGTTTTCTCCATTAGAAGTGCCAGCCGGTGTGTTTACAGCCGCCATCGGGGCACCCTATTTTATATACTTATTGTTTAAAGGTCGACACGCATAA
- a CDS encoding multidrug efflux SMR transporter, with product MNKQWVLVFSAALFEVLWVIGLKYGDSVLDMIGTSIAIAVSFAALIYSSKVLPTSTVYAVFVGLGTVGSVISEMIWFGVPFKWSKVILIIIMLIGIIGLKVVTPEKEGEHA from the coding sequence ATGAATAAACAATGGGTATTAGTATTTAGTGCGGCTCTTTTTGAAGTACTTTGGGTCATTGGTTTAAAGTATGGAGACAGTGTATTGGATATGATAGGAACAAGTATTGCGATAGCTGTTAGTTTTGCAGCCCTCATATATTCTAGTAAAGTGTTACCTACAAGTACGGTGTATGCTGTGTTTGTTGGATTAGGTACAGTGGGCTCAGTTATTAGTGAAATGATATGGTTTGGAGTTCCTTTTAAATGGAGCAAGGTGATCTTAATTATAATTATGCTCATCGGTATTATTGGCTTGAAAGTAGTAACACCTGAAAAGGAAGGTGAGCATGCATGA
- a CDS encoding ABC transporter substrate-binding protein, giving the protein MTLRKFLLPLLLVFSFTLFLTACGEANEQSVDEGTNTAETDQQEGTVDEGTNNAEESADKGTAAGENTPYTVEHAMGTETIEKTPERVVILTNEGTEALLALGLTPVGAVESWLGDPWYEHISEDMADVQVVGTESAVNLEAIAELAPDLIIGNKMRQEEIYPQLAAIAPTVFAETLRGEWQNNFQLYAKAVNRDEQGQQVLNEYNDRIASLKEQLGDQLSKEISMVRFMASDVRIYHKDSFSGIILDQLGFARPGDQNNNDFAEKGVTKERIPAMDGDVLFYFTYEPGDGEATTVEEEWINDPLFQNLEAVKAGNVYKVDDAIWNTAGGVIAANLMLDDIEEYFLK; this is encoded by the coding sequence ATGACATTACGTAAATTTTTATTACCACTATTACTAGTCTTCTCTTTCACGCTATTTTTAACAGCATGTGGTGAGGCAAACGAACAATCTGTTGATGAAGGCACTAACACTGCTGAAACAGACCAACAAGAGGGTACTGTTGATGAAGGTACAAACAACGCTGAAGAAAGTGCTGACAAAGGCACCGCTGCTGGAGAGAACACTCCTTATACAGTTGAGCATGCGATGGGCACAGAAACAATCGAAAAAACACCTGAACGCGTAGTAATATTAACAAACGAAGGAACTGAAGCATTACTAGCATTAGGCTTAACACCTGTAGGTGCTGTAGAATCTTGGTTAGGTGATCCGTGGTATGAGCACATATCTGAAGATATGGCGGATGTGCAAGTAGTCGGGACGGAGAGCGCAGTAAACTTAGAGGCTATTGCTGAATTAGCTCCAGATTTAATTATCGGGAACAAAATGCGCCAAGAAGAAATTTATCCACAATTAGCTGCGATAGCTCCAACTGTTTTCGCTGAAACATTACGTGGTGAATGGCAAAATAACTTCCAATTGTATGCAAAAGCAGTAAACCGTGACGAACAAGGACAACAAGTATTGAATGAGTATAATGATCGTATTGCTTCTCTAAAAGAACAACTAGGTGATCAACTTTCGAAAGAGATTTCAATGGTTAGATTCATGGCAAGTGATGTACGTATTTATCATAAAGATTCGTTCTCAGGTATTATTTTAGACCAACTTGGATTCGCACGTCCTGGTGATCAAAATAATAATGACTTTGCCGAAAAAGGTGTAACAAAAGAGCGTATTCCTGCGATGGATGGCGATGTTTTATTCTACTTTACGTATGAACCTGGTGATGGAGAAGCCACAACTGTCGAGGAAGAATGGATAAATGACCCACTGTTCCAAAACTTAGAGGCAGTAAAAGCTGGCAACGTATATAAAGTCGATGATGCTATTTGGAACACAGCTGGTGGTGTAATCGCTGCTAACCTAATGTTAGATGATATTGAAGAATACTTTTTAAAATAA
- the wrbA gene encoding NAD(P)H:quinone oxidoreductase, producing the protein MSDVKLAIIFYSSTGTNYQLAKWAEDAAKQSGAEVKVLRVPETAPDSAIDTNPAWRKHVDSVKNVPEVSLDDLVWADAFIFSIPTRYGNVPSQFKQFIDTTGGLWFEGKLANKVVSAMTSAANAHGGQEQTILQLYTSMYHWGAIIAAPGYTDQSAFTSGGNPYGTSVTIGQDGKMVEDVEQAVKHQATRTVTIADAIKNGLS; encoded by the coding sequence TTGAGTGACGTGAAATTAGCAATCATATTTTACAGTTCAACAGGAACAAATTACCAGCTTGCAAAATGGGCAGAAGATGCAGCCAAGCAGAGTGGTGCTGAGGTCAAGGTGCTGCGTGTTCCGGAAACGGCACCTGACAGCGCTATTGATACGAATCCTGCATGGAGAAAGCATGTTGATAGCGTAAAAAATGTACCAGAGGTAAGTTTAGATGATCTAGTTTGGGCAGATGCGTTTATATTTAGCATACCAACTCGTTATGGAAATGTCCCTTCACAGTTTAAGCAATTTATTGATACAACAGGTGGGCTATGGTTTGAAGGAAAGCTAGCTAATAAGGTTGTCAGTGCGATGACGTCAGCTGCTAATGCCCATGGTGGTCAAGAACAAACAATCCTACAGCTTTACACATCTATGTACCATTGGGGTGCTATTATTGCAGCGCCAGGTTATACAGATCAAAGTGCCTTTACTTCAGGTGGAAATCCTTATGGCACATCGGTCACAATCGGTCAAGATGGTAAGATGGTGGAGGATGTTGAACAAGCAGTTAAGCATCAGGCTACACGGACGGTTACTATCGCTGATGCAATAAAAAATGGTTTATCTTAA
- a CDS encoding multidrug efflux SMR transporter has protein sequence MTWAMLIIAGCFEVVGVIGIARINQKQSLLSYAIMIGGFGLSFLLLSEAMQEIDMGTAYAVWTGIGTVGSAVVGMLFYGESKNWIRLLCITLILVSVIGLKLIE, from the coding sequence ATGACGTGGGCCATGTTAATTATAGCAGGGTGTTTTGAAGTTGTTGGTGTTATTGGGATTGCTCGCATTAATCAAAAACAGTCGTTGTTATCATATGCAATTATGATAGGTGGCTTTGGGCTCAGCTTTTTACTACTGTCAGAGGCAATGCAGGAGATTGATATGGGAACAGCCTATGCCGTGTGGACAGGCATTGGTACAGTAGGAAGTGCTGTTGTTGGCATGTTATTTTATGGAGAATCAAAAAATTGGATTAGATTGTTATGTATTACTCTTATTTTAGTTTCAGTTATCGGCCTCAAACTGATTGAATAG
- a CDS encoding DUF2680 domain-containing protein encodes MNKLMLTAFAFVLGLSVFWNMPVSAEEPMNDVQQEQAIELTDKQVKKLDKLYKKMFKQHEAIIKKYVEYGVLSEDQAEKKLEYLEKHYEKMKENRFLPKRNYDKKKRDQMREPDQQQSPNAN; translated from the coding sequence GTGAATAAACTGATGTTAACGGCTTTTGCGTTTGTATTAGGATTAAGTGTCTTTTGGAACATGCCAGTAAGTGCAGAAGAACCAATGAATGATGTGCAACAAGAGCAAGCGATTGAACTTACGGACAAGCAAGTGAAAAAGCTTGATAAGCTGTATAAGAAAATGTTTAAGCAGCATGAAGCAATTATTAAAAAATATGTGGAGTATGGTGTGCTATCTGAAGACCAAGCAGAAAAGAAGCTAGAGTATTTAGAGAAGCATTATGAAAAAATGAAAGAAAATCGTTTTCTACCAAAGAGAAATTACGATAAGAAAAAACGAGATCAAATGCGTGAGCCAGACCAACAGCAATCGCCGAATGCAAACTAA
- the arsC gene encoding arsenate reductase (thioredoxin), whose amino-acid sequence MSKKTIYFLCTGNSCRSQMAEGWGKKYLGDDWNVLSAGLEAHGLNPNAVKAMNEVGIDISNQTSDVIDNDILNSADLVVTLCGHAADHCPVTPPHIKRVHWGFDDPAKAEGTDEEKWAFFQRVRGEIEARIQRFAETGE is encoded by the coding sequence ATGTCAAAAAAGACGATTTATTTTTTATGTACTGGAAACTCATGCCGCAGCCAAATGGCAGAAGGTTGGGGGAAAAAGTATTTAGGCGATGACTGGAATGTTTTAAGTGCTGGTTTAGAAGCCCATGGGTTAAACCCTAACGCAGTCAAAGCAATGAATGAAGTTGGCATTGATATCAGCAATCAAACGTCTGATGTCATAGACAATGATATTTTAAATAGTGCAGATTTAGTTGTTACACTTTGTGGCCATGCAGCTGATCACTGTCCTGTTACACCACCGCACATTAAGCGTGTGCATTGGGGCTTTGATGACCCAGCAAAAGCAGAAGGTACGGACGAAGAAAAATGGGCATTTTTCCAGCGAGTTCGTGGCGAAATTGAGGCGCGTATTCAACGTTTTGCTGAAACAGGCGAATAA
- a CDS encoding MFS transporter — protein sequence MSNQQQILEQSQHSQPQQQPQPKLFYGWIVTIIAALGVFFSGPGQTYSISIFIESIMKEFGWSSSLVSGIYSAATLLAGLLLFIVGRSVDRFGQRRMAVVVGSMLALACFWNSIVANTVMLFIGFFFLRLFGQGSMTLLPNTLVPQWFIAKRGRALSIMAVGGFLSSALFPLMNVFLIETFNWRVAWQVWAVALAVVFVPIAAIFIRNKPEDIGLLPDGRQVEKGTKKEDIVELETNWTLQEARRTRAFWLILFCSIIPALVNTGVTFHLVTIFAEANVEKAMAALVLSIMAFIGFPFTFISGFLVERIKVNHLLTVTFLGNVGALLILLNVSTALGAILYGVIWGMVGGIERIAMNIVWPNYFGRKHIGSIKGIAMTGMVIGSAFGPLPFGIAYDLFGQYNEILLLMIILPFLGAIAAFVSPPPIKQKSNTA from the coding sequence ATGAGTAATCAACAGCAAATCTTAGAACAATCACAGCATTCACAACCACAACAGCAGCCACAACCTAAATTATTTTATGGTTGGATTGTGACGATAATTGCGGCTCTCGGTGTTTTTTTCTCTGGCCCTGGTCAAACTTATTCCATTTCTATATTTATAGAGTCGATAATGAAGGAGTTTGGTTGGAGTAGCTCGTTAGTGTCTGGGATTTACTCAGCGGCCACATTATTAGCGGGGTTGCTACTATTTATAGTTGGTCGAAGTGTTGATCGCTTTGGGCAAAGAAGAATGGCTGTGGTAGTAGGAAGTATGCTAGCTTTAGCATGCTTTTGGAATAGTATTGTGGCTAATACGGTTATGTTATTTATCGGTTTTTTCTTTCTTCGCTTGTTCGGGCAAGGGTCTATGACGTTGCTTCCTAACACCCTTGTGCCACAGTGGTTTATCGCTAAACGAGGAAGAGCTTTAAGCATTATGGCTGTCGGAGGGTTTTTAAGTTCAGCGTTGTTTCCGTTAATGAACGTTTTTCTAATTGAAACCTTTAATTGGCGTGTGGCTTGGCAAGTCTGGGCTGTTGCTTTAGCCGTTGTATTTGTACCTATAGCGGCAATTTTCATTCGAAATAAGCCTGAAGATATAGGCTTGTTGCCAGATGGACGCCAAGTAGAAAAGGGAACAAAAAAGGAAGATATCGTTGAATTAGAAACAAACTGGACGTTACAGGAGGCAAGGCGTACACGTGCTTTTTGGCTCATATTATTTTGTTCAATTATTCCTGCATTAGTTAATACAGGTGTAACATTTCACTTAGTTACAATTTTCGCAGAAGCAAATGTTGAAAAGGCAATGGCAGCTTTAGTACTAAGTATTATGGCTTTTATTGGGTTTCCGTTTACATTCATATCCGGCTTTTTAGTTGAACGTATTAAAGTCAACCATTTATTAACAGTCACGTTTTTAGGGAATGTAGGAGCTTTACTCATTTTATTAAACGTTTCAACTGCTTTAGGTGCCATTTTATATGGTGTCATTTGGGGGATGGTTGGTGGAATAGAACGAATTGCTATGAATATTGTGTGGCCTAATTATTTTGGGCGTAAGCATATCGGAAGTATAAAAGGAATTGCTATGACTGGTATGGTTATTGGTTCAGCGTTTGGCCCATTACCGTTCGGTATAGCCTATGATTTGTTTGGTCAATATAATGAGATTCTCCTACTTATGATTATCTTGCCATTTCTTGGCGCCATAGCGGCCTTCGTTTCACCTCCGCCGATAAAACAAAAAAGCAACACGGCTTAA
- a CDS encoding GTP pyrophosphokinase family protein — translation MFNERKFFSVNLDIKDLKHLKVELTRFMMAYQFAVDELSTKINILKDEFTYIHDYNPIEHVKSRVKSPESILQKVQRKGVLLSLPSIKENIKDIAGIRITCSFISDIYVIAEMLQKQKDITLVEYKDYIKNPKPNGYQSLHLILEIPIFMTDREESVYVELQIRTIAMDFWASLEHKIYYKYNKAIPERLIEELKEAATVANMLDRKMEELHNEVNTIKQEDSEEDLLLLGEGNVSLPMQVIQSLIGNK, via the coding sequence ATGTTTAATGAGAGGAAGTTTTTTAGCGTGAATTTAGATATAAAAGATTTAAAGCATTTAAAGGTTGAGCTAACGAGATTTATGATGGCTTATCAATTTGCTGTTGATGAATTAAGCACAAAAATAAATATTTTAAAAGATGAATTTACATACATTCATGATTATAATCCAATCGAGCATGTGAAATCCCGTGTGAAATCACCAGAAAGTATTTTGCAAAAGGTACAGCGCAAAGGGGTTTTGCTTTCGCTTCCTTCTATAAAAGAAAACATAAAAGATATAGCAGGAATTCGCATTACGTGTTCGTTTATTTCTGATATTTATGTGATTGCAGAAATGCTACAAAAGCAAAAGGACATTACACTTGTAGAGTATAAAGATTATATAAAAAACCCTAAGCCAAATGGGTATCAAAGCTTACACTTAATTTTAGAGATTCCGATATTCATGACGGATCGTGAAGAGTCTGTATACGTTGAATTGCAAATACGAACTATTGCGATGGATTTCTGGGCAAGCCTTGAGCATAAAATCTACTATAAATATAATAAAGCTATTCCTGAAAGATTGATTGAGGAATTAAAAGAAGCAGCTACTGTTGCAAATATGTTAGACCGTAAAATGGAAGAGTTGCATAATGAGGTCAATACGATTAAACAAGAAGACTCAGAAGAAGATCTTTTACTTTTAGGAGAAGGAAACGTTTCTTTACCTATGCAGGTTATCCAGTCTTTAATAGGTAATAAATAA
- the pfkB gene encoding 1-phosphofructokinase, whose product MIYTLTLNPSVDYVVRVQDFKEGHLNRTGDTSFYAGGKGINVSRVLQRLTVENTALGFLGGFTGDFIKNTLTKEGINSDFIAIEDNTRINVKLKSAFETEINGEGPQITSEHKASLLKQIDALQQGDILVLSGSIPSSLGTEFYMEAAKHCQDHGVDYVLDSSGQSFMKALQYEPFLVKPNHHELGELFSAKVDTVEQAVHYGKKLLLMGPQHVIVSMGGKGAVLVAKDIALFAEAPKGVLKNSVGAGDSVVAGFIAGFKQTNDIKEAFVSGVAAGSATAFSDDLCSKQQVEELKSQIQIHTI is encoded by the coding sequence TTGATTTATACACTTACACTCAATCCTTCCGTTGATTATGTAGTTCGAGTTCAGGATTTCAAGGAAGGACATCTAAACCGTACAGGTGATACGAGCTTCTATGCTGGAGGTAAAGGCATTAATGTATCACGAGTCTTACAGCGTCTAACAGTTGAAAATACAGCGCTAGGTTTTCTCGGTGGTTTTACGGGCGATTTTATTAAAAATACGTTAACTAAAGAGGGAATTAACTCAGACTTTATCGCAATAGAAGATAATACTCGAATCAATGTGAAGCTTAAATCCGCTTTTGAAACGGAGATTAACGGAGAAGGGCCTCAAATAACATCGGAACATAAAGCTAGTTTGCTAAAGCAAATAGATGCTTTACAACAGGGAGACATACTAGTCTTATCCGGCAGTATTCCTTCTTCGTTAGGTACTGAGTTTTATATGGAAGCTGCTAAGCATTGTCAGGATCATGGTGTTGATTATGTACTTGATAGCTCAGGACAATCCTTTATGAAAGCGCTGCAGTATGAACCATTTTTAGTCAAACCAAATCATCACGAACTCGGAGAGCTTTTTAGTGCAAAGGTAGATACTGTTGAGCAAGCTGTCCATTATGGTAAAAAGCTACTCCTTATGGGACCACAGCATGTCATAGTATCTATGGGAGGCAAAGGAGCGGTGTTAGTAGCTAAAGATATAGCGCTTTTTGCTGAAGCACCTAAAGGTGTCTTGAAAAATTCAGTAGGTGCTGGAGACTCTGTCGTAGCTGGATTCATCGCTGGTTTCAAGCAAACCAATGATATTAAAGAAGCTTTTGTTAGTGGTGTGGCAGCGGGAAGTGCAACAGCCTTCTCAGATGATTTATGTTCAAAGCAGCAAGTAGAAGAATTAAAAAGCCAAATACAAATACACACAATATGA
- a CDS encoding fructose-specific PTS transporter subunit EIIC has product MRITDLLKADTIILDFQANSKDQAIDMLVDKLHDAGRLADRQAFKKAILAREAQSTTGIGEGIAIPHAKTSAVKTPSIAFARSKAGVNFDSLDGQPSHLFFMIAASEGANNAHLETLARLSRYLMDSKFRQKLEAAQTTNEVLQAINDKEAEELQEEGPKKANDGAKILAVTACPTGIAHTFMAADALKAKANEMGVEIKVETNGSGGVKNELTAADIESATAIIVAADKHVEMDRFAGKHVIIVPVADGIRRPKELIEKALKKDAPVYEAKGGGSKATGSGVRERSGFYKHLMNGVSNMLPFVVGGGILIAISFIFGIKAFDPNDPSYHPIAEALMTIGGGSGAFGLMIPVLAGFIASSIADRPGFAPGMIGGFLAANGNAGFLGGLIAGFLAGYMVVGLKKAFAGLPESLEGIKPVLLYPVFGILLTGLIMLFVVNEPVSALNGALTLWLEGLGTGNLVLLGLILGGMMAVDMGGPINKAAFTFGIAMIDAGNLAPHAAIMAGGMVPPLGLALATTFFGRKFTKAERDAGKTNYIMGASFITEGAIPFAAADPGRVIPSIIIGSAVAGALSMVFGIGLPAPHGGLFVIPLVEGNPFMYLVAILIGAAVTALLVGLLKKNVEE; this is encoded by the coding sequence ATGAGAATTACAGATTTATTAAAAGCTGATACTATCATTCTTGATTTTCAAGCAAATAGCAAAGATCAAGCAATAGATATGCTAGTAGATAAGCTACATGATGCAGGTAGACTGGCAGATCGTCAAGCCTTTAAAAAAGCTATTTTGGCTCGCGAAGCACAAAGTACTACAGGGATTGGAGAAGGGATTGCTATTCCCCATGCGAAAACTAGTGCGGTAAAAACACCGTCTATCGCCTTTGCCCGATCTAAAGCCGGCGTGAATTTTGACTCACTAGACGGACAACCAAGTCATTTGTTTTTTATGATTGCAGCTAGTGAAGGGGCGAACAACGCCCACCTAGAAACACTTGCAAGATTATCAAGATATTTAATGGATAGTAAATTCCGTCAAAAACTTGAGGCAGCTCAAACTACTAATGAGGTGTTGCAGGCTATAAATGATAAAGAAGCAGAAGAGCTTCAGGAGGAAGGTCCTAAAAAGGCAAATGATGGGGCAAAAATTCTTGCTGTAACAGCATGTCCGACAGGGATAGCTCATACATTTATGGCTGCCGATGCGTTAAAAGCAAAAGCAAATGAAATGGGTGTTGAGATAAAGGTAGAAACTAACGGCTCAGGTGGAGTGAAAAATGAGCTAACGGCTGCAGATATTGAGTCAGCAACGGCAATTATCGTGGCAGCTGATAAACATGTGGAAATGGATCGCTTCGCTGGCAAGCATGTGATTATTGTGCCAGTAGCAGACGGTATCCGTAGACCGAAGGAATTAATTGAAAAAGCTTTGAAAAAGGATGCACCAGTTTATGAAGCTAAAGGCGGCGGTAGCAAAGCGACCGGTAGCGGTGTTCGTGAACGTTCGGGCTTCTACAAGCATTTAATGAATGGTGTATCTAACATGTTACCATTCGTTGTTGGTGGCGGTATTTTAATTGCTATCTCCTTTATTTTTGGTATTAAAGCATTTGATCCGAATGATCCTTCTTACCATCCAATAGCAGAAGCACTAATGACAATTGGTGGTGGCTCAGGTGCCTTTGGTTTAATGATTCCAGTGTTAGCAGGTTTTATTGCCTCAAGTATTGCGGATAGACCGGGATTTGCACCAGGTATGATCGGTGGATTTTTAGCAGCGAACGGAAATGCAGGTTTCCTTGGCGGATTGATTGCTGGATTTTTAGCAGGATATATGGTGGTCGGATTAAAGAAAGCTTTCGCAGGTTTACCAGAGTCACTTGAAGGTATTAAGCCAGTGTTATTGTATCCAGTTTTCGGTATTTTATTAACAGGCCTGATTATGCTGTTTGTCGTAAATGAGCCGGTATCAGCGTTAAATGGTGCATTAACACTTTGGCTTGAAGGACTAGGAACAGGAAACTTAGTATTACTTGGACTTATTTTAGGTGGTATGATGGCAGTTGACATGGGTGGTCCTATTAACAAAGCAGCATTTACATTCGGTATTGCTATGATTGATGCAGGTAATCTTGCACCACATGCTGCGATTATGGCAGGTGGAATGGTGCCACCACTAGGGTTAGCATTAGCAACTACGTTCTTTGGTCGTAAATTTACAAAAGCTGAGCGCGATGCAGGTAAAACAAATTACATTATGGGTGCTTCATTTATTACAGAGGGTGCAATTCCATTTGCAGCAGCAGACCCAGGTCGTGTTATTCCGTCTATTATCATTGGTTCAGCTGTGGCAGGTGCGTTGTCTATGGTGTTTGGTATAGGCCTTCCTGCACCGCATGGTGGATTGTTTGTTATACCGTTAGTAGAAGGAAATCCGTTTATGTATTTAGTAGCAATACTAATCGGTGCTGCAGTAACAGCATTATTAGTTGGATTGTTAAAGAAAAATGTAGAAGAATAA